The following proteins are encoded in a genomic region of Candidatus Krumholzibacteriia bacterium:
- a CDS encoding DUF1579 domain-containing protein, which produces MLKKVVTGIAIGCVLGLLVLAVGAQEQKQPTEKEMQAMMAAATPGPHHTELMKSAGTYDVTVKAMMPGAPPMEATGTATIEGILDGRFIVESMKSPNFMGGPWEGRGIYGYDNTLKKHVGSWCDSYGTMLMSLAGTCDGTCKVVTLTSNFVDPMTNTTKTMKAVSKEISVDEFVLELSDVEKGGKETKVMEINYKRKKP; this is translated from the coding sequence GTGTTGAAGAAGGTAGTCACGGGAATTGCGATCGGCTGTGTCCTGGGTCTGCTGGTCTTGGCGGTCGGGGCGCAGGAACAGAAGCAACCGACCGAGAAAGAGATGCAGGCCATGATGGCGGCAGCCACACCAGGACCGCATCACACGGAGTTGATGAAGAGCGCCGGCACCTACGATGTCACGGTCAAGGCCATGATGCCCGGCGCCCCGCCGATGGAGGCCACGGGGACGGCCACGATCGAGGGTATCCTGGACGGCCGCTTCATCGTGGAGTCGATGAAGTCGCCGAACTTCATGGGCGGGCCCTGGGAAGGCCGGGGCATCTACGGCTACGACAACACCCTGAAGAAGCACGTGGGCAGCTGGTGCGATTCCTACGGCACGATGCTCATGAGCCTGGCGGGAACCTGCGACGGGACCTGCAAGGTCGTGACCCTGACTTCGAACTTCGTGGACCCGATGACGAACACGACGAAGACGATGAAAGCGGTGAGCAAGGAAATCAGCGTCGATGAGTTCGTCCTCGAGCTTTCCGATGTGGAAAAGGGCGGCAAAGAGACCAAGGTGATGGAGATCAACTACAAGCGGAAAAAGCCCTGA